In Priestia megaterium NBRC 15308 = ATCC 14581, the following proteins share a genomic window:
- the rph gene encoding ribonuclease PH has protein sequence MRLDGREFNELRSVSLHTSYLKHPEGSVLISVGDTKVICTASIDDRVPPFMRGQGKGWITAEYSMLPRATAQRNIRESSKGKVTGRTMEIQRLIGRALRSVVDLEKVGEKTIWIDCDVIQADGGTRTASITGAFVAMVLAFGKLVEENKLTEIPIRDYLAATSVGIHGENSILDLNYEEDSTAEVDMNIVMTGSGQFVELQGTGEESTFSREQLNHLLDLGEKGVYQLIEQQKEVLDHLAAYIPVKER, from the coding sequence ATGCGTTTGGACGGTAGGGAATTTAATGAATTGAGATCTGTATCTCTTCATACTTCATACTTAAAGCATCCAGAAGGATCTGTATTAATCTCGGTGGGAGACACAAAGGTTATTTGTACAGCAAGCATAGACGACAGAGTGCCTCCTTTTATGCGTGGGCAAGGAAAAGGATGGATTACAGCTGAATATTCTATGCTGCCTCGAGCTACGGCACAAAGAAATATACGTGAATCATCAAAAGGTAAAGTCACAGGACGAACAATGGAAATTCAGCGTCTAATCGGACGAGCTCTTCGTTCTGTAGTCGATCTGGAAAAGGTCGGAGAAAAGACAATTTGGATTGATTGTGATGTTATTCAAGCAGATGGCGGCACAAGAACAGCATCGATTACAGGTGCTTTTGTGGCTATGGTTTTAGCGTTTGGAAAGCTGGTTGAAGAGAACAAGCTAACAGAAATTCCTATTCGTGACTACTTAGCTGCGACTTCAGTAGGTATTCATGGAGAAAATTCGATTTTAGATTTAAATTATGAAGAAGATTCGACAGCGGAAGTTGACATGAATATTGTGATGACAGGAAGCGGACAGTTTGTAGAATTACAGGGAACGGGAGAGGAATCGACGTTTTCGAGAGAACAGTTAAACCATCTTCTAGATTTAGGGGAAAAGGGTGTTTATCAATTGATTGAACAGCAAAAGGAAGTTCTTGATCACCTGGCTGCCTACATTCCGGTTAAAGAAAGGTAA
- a CDS encoding metallophosphoesterase, which translates to MKLLIVSDSHGLQEELLTIRERHADVDKMIHCGDSELPQDSKEMSAFLGVRGNCDYDASYVNDRVESLGEATCLVTHGHLYNVKMSMMNLHYKAREVGANVVCFGHSHIAGAELMDGVLFINPGSMLLPRMRKERTYAILVMDGTEATVQFYDISGKHIPSMQLTCTLSA; encoded by the coding sequence GTGAAACTATTAATTGTAAGCGATAGCCACGGGTTACAAGAAGAGCTACTCACTATCAGAGAGAGACATGCTGATGTAGATAAGATGATCCATTGTGGGGACTCTGAGTTGCCGCAAGACAGCAAAGAAATGTCTGCATTTTTAGGCGTTCGAGGAAATTGTGACTACGATGCATCTTACGTTAATGATCGAGTAGAGTCGCTTGGAGAAGCTACGTGTCTGGTTACACACGGTCACTTATATAATGTTAAAATGTCTATGATGAATCTGCATTACAAAGCGAGAGAAGTTGGGGCAAACGTGGTTTGTTTTGGGCATTCTCACATAGCGGGAGCTGAGCTCATGGACGGAGTTTTATTTATCAATCCAGGAAGTATGTTACTTCCTCGTATGAGAAAAGAACGTACGTATGCTATACTAGTAATGGATGGTACAGAAGCTACCGTGCAGTTTTACGATATAAGCGGTAAACATATTCCTAGCATGCAGTTAACCTGTACACTTTCAGCATAA
- the ilvN gene encoding acetolactate synthase small subunit, producing MKRIITATVLNRAGVLNRVTGLFTKRNFNIESISVGHTESEDVSRMTFVVNVEHDNAAEQVIKQLNKQIDVLKVQDITDQAVVSRELALMKVASTPASRNELYAVIEPFRATIIDVSRDSLIIQVTGESSKIEAMIDLLQPYGLKEVTRTGTVAVPRGTQKAAAKLSSII from the coding sequence ATGAAGCGAATTATTACAGCAACTGTATTAAACCGTGCGGGCGTATTAAATCGCGTGACGGGGTTATTTACAAAAAGAAATTTCAATATTGAGAGTATTTCGGTAGGTCACACTGAATCTGAAGATGTATCACGCATGACGTTTGTTGTGAACGTAGAGCATGATAACGCTGCTGAACAAGTGATTAAGCAGTTAAATAAGCAGATTGACGTGTTGAAGGTTCAAGATATTACGGATCAAGCGGTGGTATCAAGAGAGCTTGCTTTAATGAAAGTAGCCTCTACCCCAGCGAGCCGTAACGAACTTTATGCAGTAATTGAACCTTTCCGTGCAACCATCATTGATGTAAGCCGCGACAGCTTAATTATTCAAGTAACAGGTGAATCCAGCAAGATTGAAGCGATGATTGATCTGCTTCAGCCTTATGGATTAAAAGAAGTAACGCGCACGGGCACAGTAGCTGTTCCGCGTGGTACGCAAAAAGCAGCGGCCAAACTTTCATCAATCATTTAA
- a CDS encoding inorganic phosphate transporter, with product MDSMLILTILIVVGALGFDFINGFHDTANAIATSVSTKALKPRHAILLAATMNFVGAMTFTGVAKTITKDIVDPYTLQNGSVVILAALISAIAWNLITWYFGIPSSSSHAIIGSIAGAAIAAAGFGALNYKGFIKIIEALLISPVLAFVVGYIVYTIIKLTFKNHNLTKTNKRFRRVQILTAALQSYTHGTNDAQKAMGIITLALIANNMQSGTDIQWWVQLACAVAMGLGTSIGGWKIIKTVGGKIMKIRPVNGVAADLTGAAIIFGATFIHLPVSTTHVISSSILGVGSAHRVKGVKWGTAQRMVITWVITLPISASLAALIYMILNLFF from the coding sequence ATGGATTCGATGCTAATATTAACCATTCTAATTGTAGTTGGTGCACTTGGTTTTGACTTTATCAACGGCTTTCACGATACAGCCAATGCCATTGCGACTTCTGTTTCAACTAAAGCTTTAAAACCGCGACATGCAATTCTTTTAGCCGCAACCATGAACTTTGTCGGTGCTATGACGTTTACGGGCGTAGCCAAAACGATTACAAAGGATATCGTTGATCCTTATACGCTTCAAAATGGTTCTGTCGTTATTTTAGCAGCATTAATTTCTGCTATTGCATGGAACTTAATCACATGGTATTTCGGTATCCCGAGTAGTTCTTCTCATGCAATTATTGGATCGATTGCAGGAGCAGCTATTGCAGCTGCTGGATTTGGTGCTTTAAATTACAAAGGTTTCATCAAAATCATTGAAGCCCTTCTAATTTCACCAGTTCTAGCCTTTGTAGTAGGTTATATTGTCTATACGATTATCAAACTAACGTTTAAAAACCATAACTTGACGAAAACGAATAAGCGTTTTCGACGCGTTCAAATCCTGACTGCAGCCCTACAATCTTACACACACGGTACGAATGATGCGCAAAAAGCAATGGGTATCATTACGCTAGCGCTTATTGCTAACAATATGCAAAGCGGTACTGATATTCAGTGGTGGGTACAGCTGGCTTGTGCGGTCGCAATGGGGCTTGGAACGTCAATTGGTGGATGGAAAATCATTAAAACCGTCGGCGGTAAAATTATGAAAATTCGTCCTGTTAATGGAGTAGCTGCGGACTTAACAGGTGCTGCCATTATCTTTGGAGCAACGTTTATTCATCTACCTGTCAGTACTACTCATGTTATTTCATCTTCTATCTTAGGTGTAGGTTCTGCTCACCGAGTGAAAGGTGTAAAATGGGGAACTGCACAGCGCATGGTGATTACATGGGTTATCACACTGCCAATTTCAGCTTCATTAGCTGCACTTATCTATATGATTTTAAATTTGTTCTTTTAA
- a CDS encoding XTP/dITP diphosphatase encodes MREIIIATKNAGKVKDFETLFSPKGFKVKSLLDFPEIEDVEETGVTFAENATLKAEAISSALNKPVIADDSGLAIDALNGEPGVYSARYAGENKDDNANIEKVLQKLNDVPFEKRTARFHCALAIAVPGKRTEIVEGTCEGHILEEKRGENGFGYDPIFFVEKWRCSMAELTKEQKNQISHRANALKRLAPLIDAQF; translated from the coding sequence GTGCGTGAAATCATTATTGCAACTAAAAACGCAGGCAAAGTAAAAGATTTTGAAACACTTTTCTCACCGAAGGGATTTAAAGTAAAATCGCTTCTTGATTTTCCTGAGATTGAAGACGTGGAAGAAACGGGCGTTACATTTGCAGAGAATGCCACGCTAAAAGCAGAGGCCATTTCATCCGCATTAAATAAGCCGGTCATTGCCGATGATTCGGGGCTTGCTATTGATGCCTTAAACGGGGAGCCAGGCGTTTATTCCGCGCGTTATGCTGGTGAAAATAAAGATGATAATGCTAATATAGAGAAGGTACTTCAAAAATTAAATGACGTGCCGTTTGAAAAGCGCACGGCACGCTTTCATTGTGCTCTTGCTATTGCAGTGCCTGGAAAGAGAACCGAAATTGTAGAAGGCACGTGTGAAGGGCACATCTTGGAGGAAAAAAGAGGGGAAAACGGTTTTGGGTACGATCCCATTTTCTTTGTAGAAAAATGGAGATGCTCCATGGCAGAATTGACCAAAGAGCAAAAAAATCAGATTAGTCACCGAGCAAATGCGTTAAAAAGACTAGCACCGCTAATTGATGCGCAATTTTAG
- the racE gene encoding glutamate racemase translates to MSRPIGVIDSGVGGLTVAKEIMRQLPKEQIMYIGDTARCPYGPRPSEEVRAFTWEMTNYLIAKDIKMLVIACNTATAVVLDEIQEQLDIPVIGVIEPGSRAALKVTKNHKIGVIGTNGTVKSQAYTHALRALHTRVEVENLACPLFVPLVESGNYEGPEAQRIVKETLKPFYHTDMDTLILGCTHYPLLKPVIQEAIGPRVQLISSGEETAIEVSAILSYSNLLAPRNMEPEHYFFTTGSTELFQSIASKWFEHPVYNVEHIKL, encoded by the coding sequence TTGAGTAGACCAATTGGTGTTATAGATTCAGGTGTGGGCGGATTAACGGTAGCAAAGGAAATTATGAGACAGCTTCCGAAAGAACAAATTATGTACATTGGAGATACAGCCCGCTGCCCATACGGTCCCCGTCCTAGTGAAGAAGTACGAGCTTTCACATGGGAAATGACTAATTATTTAATAGCTAAAGATATTAAAATGCTGGTTATTGCGTGTAATACGGCTACGGCAGTTGTGCTGGATGAAATTCAAGAACAGCTCGATATTCCCGTTATAGGCGTCATTGAACCAGGATCACGCGCTGCGCTTAAAGTAACTAAAAATCATAAAATAGGCGTAATCGGCACAAACGGAACCGTGAAAAGTCAAGCCTATACACATGCACTCCGCGCTCTTCATACGAGAGTGGAAGTGGAAAATTTAGCATGCCCTTTGTTTGTACCTCTTGTAGAGAGCGGTAATTATGAAGGACCGGAAGCACAGCGAATTGTAAAAGAAACATTAAAACCTTTTTATCATACAGATATGGATACCCTTATTTTAGGATGTACGCATTATCCGTTATTAAAGCCAGTTATTCAAGAAGCAATTGGGCCTAGAGTTCAGTTAATCAGTTCTGGCGAAGAAACGGCAATAGAGGTAAGTGCCATTCTTTCTTATAGCAATTTACTAGCTCCTAGAAACATGGAGCCTGAACACTACTTCTTTACAACAGGATCAACAGAACTGTTTCAATCTATTGCATCTAAATGGTTTGAGCACCCTGTATATAATGTTGAACATATCAAGCTTTAA
- a CDS encoding MarR family winged helix-turn-helix transcriptional regulator, with product MTAKNNEDTVAELEKSLRHIAAIVKQKGREILEDYTITPPQFIALQWLFERGDMTIGDLSNRIFLACSTTTDLVDRMEKNKLVVRVKDPKDRRVVRIHLLPEGARVIEEVIEKRQTYLNGVLANFSPSETEVLRVTLRKLHDEMKEK from the coding sequence ATGACAGCAAAAAATAATGAGGATACAGTGGCAGAATTAGAAAAGTCACTTCGACATATTGCAGCGATTGTGAAGCAAAAAGGAAGAGAAATTTTAGAAGATTATACGATTACGCCACCTCAGTTTATTGCTTTGCAGTGGCTGTTTGAACGTGGAGATATGACGATTGGCGATTTATCAAATCGTATTTTTCTCGCTTGTAGTACAACGACAGATTTAGTAGATCGTATGGAAAAAAATAAGTTGGTGGTTCGGGTGAAAGATCCAAAAGACCGCCGCGTAGTGCGTATTCATTTGCTTCCTGAAGGAGCACGTGTTATCGAAGAAGTGATTGAAAAGCGACAAACGTATTTAAATGGCGTACTGGCAAACTTCTCCCCTAGTGAAACGGAAGTTTTACGAGTAACGTTACGAAAATTGCATGATGAAATGAAAGAAAAATGA
- a CDS encoding DUF47 domain-containing protein, which produces MEDCNVIKRKKDKFSEMLMDIAQNIKDSAEFLGSFELQNVSDLKEFANVLKAYESKGDKYVHTVITELNKAFITPIEREDILQLAMSMDDVLDGIDSFAALMEIHSITTFDEYVAEFVKNIQGCAEEILITINLLSEKKLLQISEHAIKIKEYESHCDTLYRRALKQLFATCKDPIKVIQYKEIYETLEEIADYCQTVANNLESVIMKNA; this is translated from the coding sequence ATGGAGGATTGCAACGTGATCAAAAGAAAAAAAGACAAGTTTTCTGAAATGTTAATGGACATTGCCCAAAATATTAAGGACTCAGCGGAGTTTTTAGGCAGCTTTGAACTTCAAAATGTATCTGACCTAAAGGAATTTGCCAACGTTTTAAAAGCGTATGAATCAAAAGGTGATAAATACGTGCATACAGTGATTACTGAGTTGAACAAAGCATTTATTACTCCAATTGAGCGTGAAGATATTTTACAGCTAGCGATGAGCATGGATGATGTACTTGATGGCATCGACAGCTTTGCTGCTTTAATGGAAATTCATTCAATTACAACATTTGATGAATATGTAGCTGAATTTGTTAAGAATATTCAAGGCTGTGCTGAAGAAATTTTAATTACGATTAATTTGTTGTCTGAGAAAAAGCTTCTTCAAATTAGTGAGCATGCAATTAAAATTAAAGAGTATGAGTCACATTGTGATACATTATATCGTCGTGCACTAAAACAATTATTTGCAACATGTAAAGATCCAATTAAAGTTATTCAATATAAAGAAATTTATGAAACGCTAGAAGAAATTGCGGATTATTGTCAAACGGTTGCGAACAACTTAGAATCAGTTATTATGAAGAATGCGTAA
- a CDS encoding GerMN domain-containing protein, with product MSKKTQFVLISAVVTTSVLLSGCGLFGGDNAAKEIDPPKDVTYVKDEKSLATEAKVTEANKKQSKAAETSAPTKRELYLIDKNGYVVPQTLEIPKSKGVAKQSLEYLVEGGPVTNLLPNNFRAVLPADTRVLGTKLESDGTMVADFSPEFAEYKKEDELRILQAVTWTLTQFEGVNKVKIRINGYDKDEMPVNHTPISKGLSRADGINFDNTGVVDVTQTKPVTIYYLAQEGKQTYYVPVTKRIASDDKDMYTAIVNELVEGPAPASGLVTDFNPDAKLVAAPKYADGELTLNFNKNIFGNLKGTEISQHVLDSLVLSLTEQKAVDSVAIKVNGKKTLKDEKGKKLTEPVSRPKNVNTGSF from the coding sequence ATGTCCAAAAAGACCCAATTTGTTCTCATATCCGCCGTGGTGACCACGTCTGTATTGTTATCCGGCTGTGGACTTTTCGGAGGGGATAACGCAGCAAAGGAAATTGATCCGCCAAAGGATGTCACCTATGTGAAAGATGAAAAATCATTAGCGACTGAAGCGAAAGTAACGGAAGCTAATAAAAAACAAAGTAAAGCCGCAGAAACATCTGCGCCTACCAAAAGAGAACTCTACTTAATTGATAAAAACGGGTACGTTGTTCCCCAGACGCTTGAAATTCCTAAATCAAAAGGTGTCGCTAAACAGTCTCTTGAATATTTAGTAGAGGGTGGACCGGTCACAAACTTATTGCCAAATAATTTCCGAGCGGTTCTTCCTGCTGATACAAGAGTTTTAGGGACAAAGCTGGAAAGTGACGGTACGATGGTAGCAGATTTTTCACCTGAATTTGCTGAGTATAAAAAAGAAGATGAACTCCGTATTCTGCAGGCCGTCACTTGGACGCTGACGCAGTTTGAAGGCGTAAATAAAGTTAAAATTCGCATTAACGGCTATGATAAAGATGAGATGCCTGTAAATCATACGCCAATCAGTAAAGGGTTGAGCAGAGCAGATGGCATTAACTTTGATAATACTGGAGTAGTTGACGTAACTCAAACGAAGCCAGTTACGATTTATTACTTAGCTCAAGAGGGCAAACAAACTTACTATGTTCCTGTCACAAAACGAATTGCTTCTGATGACAAAGATATGTACACTGCAATTGTGAACGAGCTTGTAGAAGGACCTGCGCCTGCATCAGGTTTAGTGACAGACTTTAATCCTGATGCAAAGCTCGTAGCAGCTCCAAAGTATGCGGACGGTGAGTTAACGCTGAACTTTAATAAAAACATCTTTGGGAATTTAAAAGGAACGGAAATTTCTCAGCATGTTCTCGACTCCTTAGTGTTATCTCTGACGGAACAAAAAGCCGTAGACAGCGTTGCCATTAAGGTGAATGGCAAAAAAACGCTAAAAGATGAAAAAGGGAAAAAATTAACGGAACCAGTTTCAAGACCTAAAAATGTGAACACAGGTAGTTTTTAA
- a CDS encoding PH domain-containing protein: MFGKVAADVLGLSDIGSVIKPVDYDKVDADDYVMHEEQEKIYFLIKSKSDEYCFTNKALIHLDGTSATSKKRMLRRYNYSTNHISNVMLETAGTVDLDVEIKFKIGSETFSIDVHKKHIEEVKDLYKALFKMSEITRENEIALDFAKQSIQLASSTLSSTRNTSGSVASEFKEINEAAFSWLLDKKTVYTTKDFSSVFELYINN, encoded by the coding sequence ATGTTTGGAAAAGTAGCTGCTGATGTATTGGGGCTAAGTGATATTGGTTCTGTTATTAAGCCAGTTGATTATGACAAGGTAGATGCAGACGATTACGTTATGCATGAAGAACAAGAAAAAATTTATTTTCTGATCAAATCAAAGTCAGATGAATATTGCTTTACCAATAAAGCGCTCATTCACCTTGATGGAACAAGTGCTACAAGTAAAAAGCGAATGCTTCGCCGCTATAACTACAGCACAAATCACATTTCAAACGTGATGCTAGAAACGGCTGGAACTGTCGATTTAGATGTGGAAATTAAATTTAAAATTGGCTCGGAGACTTTTTCTATCGATGTACACAAAAAGCATATAGAAGAGGTAAAAGATTTATATAAAGCGCTGTTTAAAATGTCTGAAATAACGCGTGAAAATGAAATTGCGCTCGATTTTGCTAAACAAAGCATTCAGCTAGCTTCTTCTACACTAAGCAGTACAAGAAATACAAGTGGAAGTGTTGCTAGTGAATTTAAAGAAATTAACGAAGCTGCGTTTTCTTGGTTATTAGATAAAAAAACAGTCTATACAACAAAAGATTTCAGCTCAGTTTTCGAGCTGTATATCAATAATTAA
- the ilvB gene encoding acetolactate synthase large subunit yields the protein MRKVGANMQTKEPVSTGAKMNGADMLIESLRRENVDVIFGYPGGAVLPIYDKLYGSGMFHVLARHEQGGIHAAEGYARISGKPGVVIATSGPGATNIVTGLADAMIDSLPLVVFTGQVASSVIGSDAFQEADVLGITMPITKHSYQVRNISDMPRIIKEAFHIATTGRPGPVLIDIPKDMAQGDGTFNYEGEIDLPGYQPTYFPNQLQVKKLTDAVAAAKQPVILAGAGVLLSKGSEELKNYAERQNIPVINTLLGLGCFPADHPLHLGMAGMHGTYTANMAIYESDLLISIGARFDDRVTGNLKHFAPNAKIAHIDIDPAEIGKNVPTKIPIVGDAKEVLKQLLLQEGEVGDYTKWHEKLAAWKQEYPLWYQNSADVLKPQKVVELLHKYTNGDAVVTTDVGQHQMWVAQYYTFNNPDRWVTSGGLGTMGFGLPSAIGAQLANKDKTVVAVVGDGGFQMTLQELGVIRELNLPVKVVVLNNQSLGMVRQWQEIFYEERYSHSLIPNQPNLMKLAEAYDIKGLQASTEEEAHAALKEAMETDGPVLLNFFVAPKENVYPMVAPGKGLHEMVGVKP from the coding sequence ATGAGAAAAGTGGGAGCCAATATGCAAACGAAAGAACCTGTAAGCACTGGGGCAAAAATGAATGGAGCTGACATGTTGATTGAATCTCTAAGAAGAGAAAATGTTGACGTCATCTTCGGTTACCCAGGGGGAGCCGTTTTACCGATTTACGATAAGCTATATGGTTCAGGAATGTTTCACGTACTTGCTCGTCACGAACAAGGTGGAATTCACGCAGCAGAAGGGTACGCAAGAATTTCAGGCAAACCCGGTGTAGTTATCGCAACAAGTGGTCCTGGTGCAACAAATATCGTAACAGGTTTGGCAGATGCGATGATTGACTCACTTCCTTTAGTTGTTTTTACTGGTCAAGTAGCTTCAAGTGTAATTGGTTCTGACGCGTTCCAAGAAGCAGATGTATTAGGGATCACAATGCCAATTACAAAACATAGCTATCAAGTACGCAATATCAGCGATATGCCAAGAATCATCAAAGAGGCATTTCATATTGCGACAACAGGAAGACCTGGTCCAGTCTTAATCGACATTCCAAAAGATATGGCACAGGGTGATGGAACATTTAATTACGAAGGAGAAATTGATTTACCTGGCTATCAGCCAACTTATTTTCCAAATCAGCTGCAGGTTAAAAAATTAACAGACGCAGTAGCAGCTGCAAAACAACCTGTTATCTTAGCAGGTGCGGGAGTGTTATTGAGTAAAGGTTCAGAAGAATTAAAAAATTATGCTGAGCGTCAAAATATTCCCGTTATTAATACGCTTTTAGGATTGGGCTGTTTTCCTGCAGATCATCCGCTTCATTTGGGAATGGCTGGCATGCACGGAACGTACACAGCAAACATGGCAATTTATGAGAGTGACCTTCTCATTAGTATCGGTGCACGCTTTGATGACCGAGTAACAGGTAACTTAAAGCATTTTGCACCAAATGCAAAAATTGCTCACATTGACATCGACCCAGCGGAAATTGGAAAGAATGTTCCAACCAAGATTCCAATTGTTGGAGATGCAAAAGAAGTATTGAAGCAATTGCTTCTGCAAGAAGGAGAAGTTGGAGATTATACGAAATGGCATGAGAAATTAGCGGCGTGGAAGCAAGAATATCCATTATGGTATCAGAACTCAGCGGACGTGTTAAAACCACAAAAAGTAGTTGAGTTGCTTCACAAGTATACAAATGGAGATGCCGTGGTTACAACGGACGTTGGGCAACATCAAATGTGGGTAGCTCAATACTACACATTTAATAATCCAGATCGATGGGTAACTTCAGGTGGTCTTGGCACCATGGGCTTTGGATTACCTTCTGCAATCGGCGCTCAGCTAGCAAACAAAGATAAAACAGTTGTAGCAGTCGTTGGTGACGGTGGATTTCAAATGACGCTTCAAGAATTAGGAGTTATTAGAGAATTAAATTTACCTGTAAAAGTGGTTGTACTTAACAATCAGTCGCTTGGTATGGTTCGTCAGTGGCAGGAAATCTTCTATGAAGAACGCTACTCACACTCTTTAATTCCGAATCAGCCTAATTTAATGAAGCTTGCAGAAGCTTATGATATCAAAGGTTTACAAGCTTCTACTGAAGAAGAAGCGCATGCGGCTTTGAAAGAAGCAATGGAAACAGATGGACCTGTTCTACTAAATTTCTTTGTCGCACCTAAAGAAAACGTATATCCAATGGTTGCACCTGGAAAAGGATTACATGAAATGGTGGGGGTGAAACCATGA